The region GAGAAAACCAAATAAAAGTGAAGAAGCATTGGAGGATTTTTTGCGGTCAGAGCAGATTAAAAAATCTTTCGTTTGTCCTAATTTAACGCGAGCATTAGTTAAACTTGGATAGAAAATAGGTTATTGATTAGGATTTATCTATGCTTGAAAGTAGAGCAACGGGCTATGAACCGCTGTATCAGCTCAAGAGCGTCGCCCCAAATGTTTGGATTGCTGACGGGGGATGGATCAAATTTTACGGACGGGACTGAACAAAATTTTGTGTAAGGGGAGTAAAATCCAATCAAAAAAAGGAGACCCCAATGGTACGTAAAAAACAAGAACCGAATCGCGTCGATATGTTACTAGATGAGTTGCTAGAAGAGCATAAAACCCCCGAAGAAATTCTGGGAGAGTCAGGACTAGACTACTAAAACAACTGAATAACCAGAAAGAAGAAGAAAAGGGCAATAGTCGGAACGGTTATTCAAGGAAAACAGTTCAATCAAACCAGGGTGAAATGGAAATAGCAATCCCTCGAGACAGGGAGAGTAGCTTTGAGCCAGTGTTAGTGCCCAAACATCAACGGACGAAAAAATTCTGGGGTTGTATGCCAGGGGTATGAGTACTCGGGACATAAGTGCCGAACTGGAGGAATTGTATGAGGCAAAGGTGTCAGCCAGCTTGATTAGCGAAGTGACAGATTCAGTAACGGAGGAAGTTAAAGCCTGGCAATCTCGTCCATTAGAGGAGGTGTATGCCATTGTTTACCTAGATGCACTGTATGTAAACATCAAAGTCTCAGGTCGAGTGAGCAAACGGGCAGTGTATGCAGCGTTGGGTATTAACCGGGAGGGAGACAAACAGCTACTAGGACTATGGATTGGGGAAGCAGAAGCCGAGGGAGCCAAATTTTGGTTACGAATCCTGACAGAGCTCAAGAATCGGGAGCTAAAGGATATTCTAATTGCCTGTTGTGATGGCTTAAGGAGCTTCCCTGAGGCGATTGAGGCAGTTTATCCCCAAACCTAAGTCCAACCAACTATGTATTGTCCATTTGATGCGTAATTGCCTTAACTCTGTCCCCTGGAAAGACCCCAAGGCAGTGGCGACAGATTTGAAGCGGCTCTGGATGCTTTTTCCCAGAAATGGGATAAACTTTACCCCGCTATCACTCAAATCTGGCTACGTCATTGGGAGCATGTCATTCCCATTTTTGACTATCCCATGGAAATTCGACGGGTAATCTATACCACCAATGTTATTGAGTCCATGAACCCTTCTTTACGTAAAGTAATTAAAACCAAAGCCGTTTTTCCCGACGAAGATTCTGTCTTTACGCTATTATCCCTCTTTCATCAATCTAGGCAGAAGAAGAATAGAATGTATTCCATGAATTTAGCAAATACTTTAATCGATCTAGCTTATCAACCTTGTTGTAAAGTTTAGTTAACTCATCCAAAACATGGGCAAATGGAAATACTTTTAACCACTTTTTGATAAGATTTATTGCATTAAATACAGAGATCACTAATCGTAGGTTGTTTAGCCATTTTTTCCACCCTTCTTCTTTATCCCATTTTTCATGCTTTTGATGATACTTTGACGTTGAATTTAGAGTCGGATTAAAATTCTCATCATAAAAACAAATCATACAATATGCACACATCACTAATTCCCACCATTTTTGAATTTGCTCATAATGAGTTACCCTAAAATCTGCCCATCCTAATTCACTTTTGCATTGCTTAAATCCATATTCTATCCATGACCTTACCCCATATATTCTGACAACTTCTTTATATTTAATATCTGGTATTCGAGTCATTACAAACCATCCTGCTTTTTCCTCCTCTTTTTCTGTTTCTGTTTTAATTTCCCAATATCTTATTGCGTTTTTTTTGCCATAAACTATTTCTCTGATATACCTATCTTCCTGTTTTCCATCCCATCTTATATGTTCAAACCTCCTCCACTTATTTGCCCTTACTTTAGCTTCCTTTGGAAGCCAGACCCCATGATTGCTCCGGATTCCCACTGCATATTCTATTTTTAATTCCTCTACGGCACTGATAAAATTGCTATGGCTTTCTCCATATAAGCTATCTGACACTACTCTTTTTATTTTAAAACCACTTTCTTCTAGTTCTTTTATTATCTCTACTGCTAATTCCGGCTTTGTTTTATACTTATCTCCCTCTTTTAATCTTTCTTTTGGTTTAAATACTTTTGATTCTAGAGGAAACGTTACTCCATTGCAGTAACCATAGGCATTTACTGACACTATACCGCTTTCTATTTTTCCTAAATTTCCAATATATTGTCTTTTTACATAATCTGTTGTTTTCCCTTTTTTGGGGTCTCCTGTTTCATCTATTATTACTATTATTTCTCTTCCTTCTAAAACTTCTAAGATAATATTTAATCTTCTTTTTTCTAATTCTTTTAATTCCCAAGGAGAATCTGTCATGAAATGCAGTAATCCCTGTTCATTTTTCAATCCTAGTGATGATGCTATTGCAGGTAAACTCTTTCTTTTTATATCACTTAATATTCCCACAATGATATATTTAAATGACTCATAAGACCTCACTTCTGGAAATATATCTTTATACAGTTCACTATATGTGTCTACACACTGTACTGTCTTTTTCGCCTCTCTTGTCTTTGTCATTCTCCCTCCGCGCTTTTCAGCCTTTTATCTCCATTTTAATTCCCTCAGTCTGACGGAAGAGGGATATAGCAAAGATTGCTAAGGTTAGGACATAATGTAGGGAAAGAGTTAGGAAAAAAGCGATGCCAGCCCCCTACAGTGTAGATCTAAGAGAGAAAGCGGTAAGTGCAGTAGAAAAAGGAGAGAAGAAAAGCCATGTCTGCCGAACACTGAACATTAGTCGCAACACCTTAGACCTATGGATAAAAAAGAAGAAAGAAACAGGAAGTGTGGCCGCGAAGAGAGATTATGAGCGTGGTCCACGACCGAAAATAGATGATTTGGATAAATTCAGAGAATTTGCGGAGGAGAACGGTCATTTAACGCAAAAACAAATGGCAGAAAAATGGCCAGAGTCCGTAAGTAGAATAAGAATAAGTAAGGCTCTAAAGAAAATAGGGTTTACTAGAAAAAAAAACTTATATTTACAGGGAAATAGAAGAGGAAGCGAGAAAGGCATTTGAAGATGAAATCAAGCAATATGCGGCAGAAAAACTGATTTATATGGATCAAGCCGGTCTAGATGACACTCTAGACTACCCCTATGGGTACTGTCATAAATCAGAGAGATTAAAGGCAAGCAAATTAGGACATAGAACCAAGAGAGTCAGCATAATAAGTTGTTGGTGGAATGGAACAACAATAGCTCCAATGATATTTGAAGGATACTGTAACGCTCAAGTAGTATGCACGTGGATAGAAGAAATGTTATTACCAGAGTTAATACCAGGTCAGATACTAATCATGGATAATGCAAGCTTTCATCCGAAAGAAAGAATAAAGGCATTGGTAGCAAAAGCTGGGTGTGAGGTTATATTTTTACCACCATATTCACCAGACTTGAACAAAATTGAGAAGTTCTGGGCGAGACTAAAACGTTATGTTTACCAACTTGTTAGTAATGGAGAATCGCTGATTTCTGCATTGGATATAGCGTTGAGAGAAGTATCCTAACTATCTCGTCCTTTGCTATACCCCTCTTCCGTCAGACTGAGGGAATTAAAATGGAGATAAAAGGCTGAAAAGCGCGGAGGGAGAATGACAAAGACAAGAGAGGCGAAAAAGACAGTACAGTGTGTAGACACATATAGTGAACTGTATAAAGATATATTTCCAGAAGTGAGGTCTTATGAGTCATTTAAATATATCATTGTGGGAATATTAAGTGATATAAAAAGAAAGAGTTTACCTGCAATAGCATCATCACTAGGATTGAAAAATGAACAGGGATTACTGCATTTCATGACAGATTCTCCTTGGGAATTAAAAGAATTAGAAAAAAGAAGATTAAATATTATCTTAGAAGTTTTAGAAGGAAGAGAAATAATAGTAATAATAGATGAAACAGGAGACCCCAAAAAAGGGAAAACAACAGATTATGTAAAAAGACAATATATTGGAAATTTAGGAAAAATAGAAAGCGGTATAGTGTCAGTAAATGCCTATGGTTACTGCAATGGAGTAACGTTTCCTCTAGAATCAAAAGTATTTAAACCAAAAGAAAGATTAAAAGAGGGAGATAAGTATAAAACAAAGCCGGAATTAGCAGTAGAGATAATAAAAGAACTAGAAGAAAGTGGTTTTAAAATAAAAAGAGTAGTGTCAGATAGCTTATATGGAGAAAGCCATAGCAATTTTATCAGTGCCGTAGAGGAATTAAAAATAGAATATGCAGTGGGAATCCGGAGCAATCATGGGGTCTGGCTTCCAAAGGAAGCTAAAGTAAGGGCAAATAAGTGGAGGAGGTTTGAACATATAAGATGGGATGGAAAACAGGAAGATAGGTATATCAGAGAAATAGTTTATGGCAAAAAAAACGCAATAAGATATTGGGAAATTAAAACAGAAACAGAAAAAGAGGAGGAAAAAGCAGGATGGTTTGTAATGACTCGAATACCAGATATTAAATATAAAGAAGTTGTCAGAATATATGGGGTAAGGTCATGGATAGAATATGGATTTAAGCAATGCAAAAGTGAATTAGGATGGGCAGATTTTAGGGTAACTCATTATGAGCAAATTCAAAAATGGTGGGAATTAGTGATGTGTGCATATTGTATGATTTGTTTTTATGATGAGAATTTTAATCCGACTCTAAATTCAACGTCAAAGTATCATCAAAAGCATGAAAAATGGGATAAAGAAGAAGGGTGGAAAAAATGGCTAAACAACCTACGATTAGTGATCTCTGTATTTAATGCAATAAATCTTATCAAAAAGTGGTTAAAAGTATTTCCATTTGCCCATGTTTTGGATGAGTTAACTAAACTTTACAACAAGGTTGATAAGCTAGATCGATTAAAGTATTTGCTAAATTCATGGAATACATTCTATTCTTCTTCTGCCTAGATTGATGAAAGAGGGATACATTTAGCCATGAGGAACTTCACTAAAAAATGGCAACGCCTTATCCGAGATTGGCGAGCTGCTGCTTTCCATTTTGCTATTCTTTTTCCTGAACGCTTTTCTCTTTAATTTTCCTCTTTACGCAAAATTTAGATCACTCTCTAGCTTAGCGTCTCATAATTATCCTAATCAGCTATAATTTTGCCGAATCGCTTTCCCATTTAATGCGACCATGAAGATGGGGTGTTTCATGGCGATGAATCATCAAGCATTGCTTTCACTTCCTCTAAAGAATAGATCGACTCGCCTTCCTGCTCCTTTTTGGCTTGTCTTAAATCTTCTAAATCCTCCAAATCTTCCAACAGCGATTGAATCTGTGTAAACTCTTCATAGGGAAGTACAACAAACTCATTTTTTCCATTTTTAGCAATAAAATTAGGATGTAAATCTAGCATAAATTTTCTACTGATAAGCGTTTTGTCTGTGTTTAATTCAATAAATTAGAATTGCATCTTCTTCGATTTCAAACAGGATGCGACAATTGCCAACCCGCAAACGATATTCCGGCGTAAAGTTTGTCAGTTTTTTGACATCTCCCTGAAGATTATCAGTTAACGCTTCAATTTTAGCCAAAATTCTTTGATTGTCAGCGGGCTGTAATTTTTTTAGAGTTTTTATCGCTTTTGGCTTAAATCTAATCTTATATTTCACTGTTAAGGGTAGATAAATTCAGAAGGTGAGCCATAAAAGGCCCACCCTAATTTTACGGTTTACTTAGCGCCCACTGGCATCCCCAAAAGATCTTCAATCTTGGGCATTTGCTCCAGGGGAATGACCCGGCCAAAGTCCTCAAAATTATCAATCTCATTGAAGTTGAGGTAACGGTAAAGTTCACCTTCAAACGGGGCAACTTTTTCCGCCACGATCGCCAGGTATTCTTCCACTGTGGGAATTTTACCTAGGAGAGCACAAACGGCGGCCAACTCAGCGGAACCGAGATAAACCTGGGCACCTTTACCCATGCGGTTATTGAAATTACGGGTAGAGGTGGAAAAGACCGTTACTCCATCTTCCACCCGGGCTTGGTTACCCATGCAAAGGGAACAACCGGGCATTTCTGTCCTGGCTCCGGCCGCTGCAAAAATGCCGTATATACCCTCATCCCGCAACTGTTGCTCATCCATGCGGGTGGGGGGACAAATCCAAAGCCGCCCCTTCACCGTTCCGGCCCCTTCGAGGATTTTGGCCGCCGCACGGTAATGGCCAATATTAGTCATACAAGAACCAATAAACACCTCATGGATGACATCTCCAGAACATTCCGACATCAGCTTGACGTTATCGGGATCATTGGGGGCCGCCACAATGGGTTCCTTGATTTCATTGAGGTTAACTTCGATCACATCGGCGTATTCCGCATCGGCATCGGCGGACATCAAGCTGGGATTAGCCAACCACTCCTCCATCTTGGCAATGCGTCGTAATAGGGTACGGGCATCCTGATAACCCCGGGCAATCATATTTTTCATCAGCACCACATTGGAGCGCAGATATTCCGCTACGGTTTCTTCGCTCAGCTTAATGGTGGAGCCGGAACAGGAACGCTCAGCGGTGGCATCGGTCAACTCAAACGCTTGTTCAACTTTCAGATCCGGTAATCCTTCCATTTCCATGATCCGACCGTTAAACACATTGATTTTGTCCCCTTTCCCCACGGTGAGTTTGCCCTGTTGCATAGCCACCCAAGGAATGGCGTTGACAATGTCCCGCAGGGTGACCCCCGGTTGTAGTTCCCCCGTGAATTTGACCAAAACCGATTCCGGCATATCCAACGGCATTACTCCCAAGGCTGCCGCAAACGCCACCAGACCAGAGCCAGCAGGAAAGGAAATTCCCAAGGGAAAACGGGTATGGGAATCCCCGCCCGTACCCACCGCATCAGGCAGCAACATACGATTGAGCCAGGAGTGAATAATGCCATCCCCTGGTTTGAGGGCCACGCCCCCCCTGGTGGAGAAAAAGTCTGGCAGATCTTTATGGGTTTTAATATCCACGGGTTTAGGATAGGCGGCGGTATGACAGAAGGTTTGTAGAGTCAAATCTGCATTAAAACCAAGGCAAGCTAGTTCCTTCAACTCATCCCTGGTCATGGGGCCAGTGGTGTCTTGGGAACCCACGGTGGTCATAATCGGCTCACAGGAAGTGCCGGGACGAATACCGTCTACGCCGCAGGCCTTACCCACCATTTTTTGGGCGAGGGTGAACCCTTTGCCGGTGTCAGCAGGGGCAGTGGGACGCACAAAGAGCGTGGAGGGGGATAATCCTAGGGCTTCCCTGGTTTTATCAGTTAAAGCACGACCAATTAAGAGGGGAATACGGCCACCGGCCCGCACTTCATCCAAGATGGTTTCCGGTTTGAGTTGAAAAGTACTGAGGGTTTCTCCAGCCTCGTTGGTGATTTTGCCTTCCTGGGGGTAAATGGTGATCACATCCCCGGTGTTGAGTAGGTTAACGTCGCACTCAATGGGTAATGCACCGGAATCTTCGGCAGTGTTGAAAAAGATGGGGGCAATTTTTCCTCCCAGAATATAGCCGCCGGCCCGTTTATTGGGCACAAAGGGAATGTCGTCGCCAATATGCCAGAGCACCGAGTTAATGGCGGATTTACGGGAAGAGCCAGTACCCACCACGTCGCCCACATAGGCCACAGGATGGCCCTTCTGCTTGAGTTCGGCAATGGTTTGCAGACCGTCGGGCATTTTTGATTCCAGCATGGCCAGGGCATGGAGGGGAATGTCCGGGCGGGTAGTGGCGTGGGGAGCGGGGGAAAGATCGTCGGTATTGGTCTCACCGGGAACCTTAAAAACAGTAACGGTAATACTTTCGGCAACTTCTGGTTTATTAATGAACCAAGCCCCTTCGGCCCAAGCGTCAATCACCTGTTTGGCGTAGGCGTTGGTGTCGCTCAAATGGAGCACATCGTTAAACGCATCAAAGACTAGCAGGGTTTTGCTCAGGGCTGTGGCGGCCGCACTGGCTATACTAGTATCTTTCGATTTGAGCAGTTCGATTAGGGATTGAACGTTATACCCGCCGATCATGGTTCCTAATAAGTCCACCGCCCCTTGGCTACTAATCAAGGGACAGGTTACTTCGCCTTTGGCGATCGCCGTGAGGAATCCCGCTTTAACGTAGGCGGCCTCATCTACCCCAGGGGGAACCCGGTCCTGGAGTAACATTAACAATTCTTCTTTTTCCGCTTCGGGGGGATTTTTCAGCAGTTCACAGAGTTCTGTGGTTTGCTCGGCGGTGAGGGGCAGGGGGGGGATGCCTAACTTTTGGCGATCGGTAGCGTGGCGACGGTAGTCTTGCAACATAGGACGGTTCTCTTTCCGGCAATATTAGTTCATGGTCGACGGTGAATATTCTATTTTATGCAGGGGAACGGGATAAGTTACCGACAAACGGTTTGGGGCATGGCGGCAGAAGGACGATGATGTTTGGCGAGATGGCGGGGAATTGCTTAGCATTGTTGGACAAGTGCCAATTTTTCCTGGGTTTAATCTTCTCTCTGGTTAAACTCCGCCAATAAACCAGGAACCAAATGGCAACCAGCAAATTTCAAGCTTAATTTTTGGCTTTTTGGACAATTGTGTAATGTGGCAATCTCTGCAAAATCAACTGTATTTCCTCCAGCAATGGGCCGATCGCCTGGTGGTGGAACAACTGGGGCAACTAACTCCCCTTAGTTTACTTATCATCCTGCTAGCGGGACTGGTCACTAGTTTGACCCCCTGTTTACTTTCCCTTTTACCTTTAACCATTGCCTACATTGGTGGTACCGCCGACGGCGATCACCTGCAATCATTCAAACAATCCCTCTGGTTTGCTCTGGGGTTGGCCATTACCTTGGCTAGCTTGGGGCTGGGGGCGGCGGCCTTGGGTAAAATCTATGGACAAATTGGCCTTGGGTTACCCATTTTGGTGAGCGTAGTGGCCATTTTAATGGGATTAAACCTGTTGGAACTATTACCCCTGCGGTTTCCTAGTTTGGGGACAACGGATTGGATTAAAGACGATTTTCCCCCGGCATTGAGGGCCCTATTGGCAGGGCTAACCTTTGGGCTAATCGCCTCCCCCTGTAGTACTCCCGTGTTGGCCAGCCTGCTAGCTTGGGTGGCTAGTCGCCAAGATCTATTACTGGGCAGTGGTCTTTTGTTGGCCTATACCGTCGGTTACGTCACCCCCCTCATTTTGGTTGGCCTGTTTGCTGGCAGTTTAAAACGGTTGTTGCAACTGCGCCAATGGTCTGGCTGGCTCAATCCCATTAGTGGCACAATTTTGCTCAGTTTTGGGGTCATTACCCTCCTCTCCCGTCTCCCCCTGGGACAGTGGTTGTCATAGAGTCCTCCCCCGCACCCTAACCAATGCCAGGTTAATTTCTGTGTTAAAATATTTATGGTAGTTTTAACTATAAATATTCTAGGAGTCCCAAAATAGTGTTTACCGCCGTTGCCCCACCCCAAGAAACCCAGCCCCGTGACCTCGTGGGGGCTATTCAACAGTTGAAAAAAGAGTTGAATGCGGTAATTTTGGCCCACTACTACCAAGAAGCGGCCATCCAAGACATTGCTGATTACTTGGGGGATTCCCTGGGGCTATCCCAACAGGCGGCCAGCACCGATGCCGATGTGATTGTTTTTGCTGGGGTACATTTCATGGCGGAAACGGCCAAAATTCTCAATCCCCATAAGTTGGTACTTTTGCCGGATTTAGAAGCGGGCTGTTCCTTGGCGGACAGTTGCCCTCCCCAGGAATTTGCCGAGTTTAAACAACGCCACCCTGACCATTTGGTGATTAGCTATATCAATTGCACAGCGGAAATTAAAGCCCTGAGTGACATTATCTGCACCAGCTCCAATGCGGTGAAAATTGTTCAACAATTACCCCAGGATCAAAAAATAATTTTTGCCCCCGATCGCAATTTAGGTCGTTATGTGATGGAGCAAACCGGGCGAGAAATGGTGTTGTGGCAGGGTAGTTGCATTGTCCATGAAACTTTTTCGGAACGGCGTTTGCTGGAGCTGAAAGCCAAATATCCCCAGGCAGAAATTATTGCCCATCCCGAATGCGAAGAAGCTATCTTGCGCCATGGGGACTTTATTGGCTCCACCACTGCGTTACTCAATTATTCCCACCAGTCCCAAGGTAAGGAATTTATTGTCGGTACGGAGCCTGGCATTATTCACCAAATGGAAAAGCTTTCCCCCTCTAAGCAATTCATTCCCCTGCCCAATAACAGCAATTGCGAATGCAACGAATGTCCCTATATGCGTTTGAATACCCTAGAAAAACTCTACTGGGCTATGAAACGGCGATCGCCGGAGATTACCTTACCGGAAGCCACCATGGCGGCGGCCCTGAAACCGATCCAGAGAATGCTGGCCATGTCCTAATGGTGGCATAACCAGGCTCCGAGATGGTCAACCAGATAGGCTAGTATGGTGGTCGAGAAGCTATTGATTGTGAGGGCGATGATGACTGCCAAGTTATCCTGGGTAGGCCGAAAACTGTTCTTTCCCCTGTTCCTGAGCGGCTGGATGGTGAGTTGTAGCCCCCTCAATCCCTTTGGCTTAGCTCAGGAATATTTGGACATTGCCAAGCTAGAAGAAATTTCCAATCAGCGCACAGTTAATGTCCAGGGCATTGTGGTCAATGTGGCTCCATTTTTAGAAGGGGGCGCTTACCAAATCCAAGATAAAACTGGAAGGGTGTGGGTCAAAACCGATCGCCAGTTACCCCGCAAAGGCACAGTGCTGAGCATCCGGGGAGAAGTAGCCTTTGAACCCATTTTCATTGGCCCCGAAAAACTGGGGGAATCTTATCTGGTGGAAACCACCGCCCCGAATCCCCAAGCCACCGCTAGCAATGACGGCCCTGATACCAGTGTCCCCGCCCAGGAAACTCCCACGGCAATCGCCCCAACAGAAAGCACTACGAACCTTGCCGTTATTGAAGAAACAACCACAGAACAAGCGGAACCGGGTGGGACAACGGAAACAACCCAGGTAACCGAAGAAGTAGTGGAGGAAGTAACCACCACGGAAACCCCAGCCTCTTCTGATACGGCCGCTAACCTCATGCCTCCTGCTAATTCTAGTGGCAATACCACCACCCCCATTCCAGTGGCCAATCCGGAAGCGCCCCGCCCGATCGCCGACTCGGCCACCGCCCAGCCCCCTAGTCAGGCCAGACCAAATTTTGACGACCAGTTTCTGCCCCATAAACGCCTCCGCAAATAGGTTGAAGGAGCAAAATAAAACCCCCTTCTAGATCAAGACGCTGGGACTTTGGTAAAGCTTTCTGCCGCCGCCGTCTATTTAGCTGGTTTGGATGCCTGAGGTCGGCTTGAGGTAGGTGTATTGCAACAAACTGCGCTCGTAATTTTCCAGCAGTAGTTGGGATTCCTCCAGGCTCATACGTTTATCCTCCATGGCCTGCTCACAGTAGCGGCGCATATTCTCCAGCAAATCTTCGGGATCGTACTGCACATAGCCCAATACTTCGGCAATGGTATCCCCCCGTACTAAATGTTCAATTTGATAACCTTTAGGATTCATTTGAATATGCACCACATTGATATCACCAAATAAATTATGTAAGTTACCCATGATTTCTTGGTAGGCTCCCACCAAAAACATACCTAAATAGTAGGGCTCCACCCTGGGGGGAGCATTTTCCTGTGCTACTTCCAGTAAAGGATGAAGTTCTAGCACCGATTTAACATCCCGCAGGTCAATAAATCGGTCAATTTTGCCGTCGCTGTCACAGGTAATATCCGCTAGAATGCCACGCTGGGTGGGTTCTTCATCCAAACGATGGATGGGCATGATGGGAAAAAGTTGGTCTATCGCCCAGGAATCTGGAGCCGATTGAAACACTGACATATTGGCATAGTAAATAGAAGCTAGGTTAACTTCTAAGTTTTCTAAATCATCGGGGACATATTCCTGCTGACGACAAATTTGTAAGATTTTATGGCAACAGGCCCAATAAATTTCCTCTGCCTTAGCCCTTTCTTTCAGCCCTAAATAACCAAAATTAAATAAACTAATGGCTTCCGTTTTAAACTGTTCCACGTCATGGTACGCCTCTTGGTAATTATCCACCGTAATGGTTTCCCAGGTTTCCATCAAATTACGCAAAATGGCATGGTCTTTGGCCTTCACCTTGGGCAAAGGGGGATTAATATCGTTAGTGGCCACAATGTCGAAAATGAGCACCGACTGATGGCTGGCGATCGCCCGGCCACTTTCACTAATCAGCACCGGACAGGAAACTTCAGCGGCCACACAGGCATCCTGCACCGCTGAAATCACATCGTTAACGTAATTCTGGATGTTGTAATTTTTGGAAGCATAAAAATTGGTTTTGGAGCCGTCATAATCTACCCCTAGGCCGCCCCCCACATCGAGATAGCGCATATTGCCCCCCAGCTTGGCCAACTGCACAAAAATTTGGCTGGCTTCCGTCATCGCTTCCTTAATCACAGAAATGGAAGAAATCTGGGAACCGATGTGGAAATGGAGCAATTGCAGACTATCTAGCATATCCGCCTGCCGCAGTTGGCCGATCGCCGTTAGCATCTCCGGGATGGTCAAACCAAACTTAGCTCGATCGCCGGTGGAAATGCCCCAACGGCCCATGCCCTGGGTACTAAGCTTGGCCCTCACCCCTAAAATTGGTTTAATACCCAGATTGCGGGAAATTTCTATGGCTAAAGCCACTTCTGCCACCTGCTCCACCACAATAATGGGTCGATGGCCCAGACGACGGGCTAACAATGCGGTTTCAATATATTCTCGATCCTTGTAACCATTACAAATTAGTAAAGGCTGATTTTGCTGATCCGGCTCTGGATTTTCCTGGGGCTGGAGCATGGCCAGGGCAATCATCAATTCCGGTTTAGAACCGGCTTCCAAGCCAAAATTGTAGGGAGTGCCATAGCGCACCAGGGATTCCACAATATGGCGATGCTGGTTGCATTTAAT is a window of Synechocystis sp. PCC 7338 DNA encoding:
- a CDS encoding cytochrome c biogenesis protein CcdA; the encoded protein is MWQSLQNQLYFLQQWADRLVVEQLGQLTPLSLLIILLAGLVTSLTPCLLSLLPLTIAYIGGTADGDHLQSFKQSLWFALGLAITLASLGLGAAALGKIYGQIGLGLPILVSVVAILMGLNLLELLPLRFPSLGTTDWIKDDFPPALRALLAGLTFGLIASPCSTPVLASLLAWVASRQDLLLGSGLLLAYTVGYVTPLILVGLFAGSLKRLLQLRQWSGWLNPISGTILLSFGVITLLSRLPLGQWLS
- a CDS encoding IS630 family transposase, which translates into the protein MKQYAAEKLIYMDQAGLDDTLDYPYGYCHKSERLKASKLGHRTKRVSIISCWWNGTTIAPMIFEGYCNAQVVCTWIEEMLLPELIPGQILIMDNASFHPKERIKALVAKAGCEVIFLPPYSPDLNKIEKFWARLKRYVYQLVSNGESLISALDIALREVS
- a CDS encoding type II toxin-antitoxin system RelE/ParE family toxin; the protein is MKYKIRFKPKAIKTLKKLQPADNQRILAKIEALTDNLQGDVKKLTNFTPEYRLRVGNCRILFEIEEDAILIY
- the nadA gene encoding quinolinate synthase NadA produces the protein MFTAVAPPQETQPRDLVGAIQQLKKELNAVILAHYYQEAAIQDIADYLGDSLGLSQQAASTDADVIVFAGVHFMAETAKILNPHKLVLLPDLEAGCSLADSCPPQEFAEFKQRHPDHLVISYINCTAEIKALSDIICTSSNAVKIVQQLPQDQKIIFAPDRNLGRYVMEQTGREMVLWQGSCIVHETFSERRLLELKAKYPQAEIIAHPECEEAILRHGDFIGSTTALLNYSHQSQGKEFIVGTEPGIIHQMEKLSPSKQFIPLPNNSNCECNECPYMRLNTLEKLYWAMKRRSPEITLPEATMAAALKPIQRMLAMS
- the acnB gene encoding bifunctional aconitate hydratase 2/2-methylisocitrate dehydratase → MLQDYRRHATDRQKLGIPPLPLTAEQTTELCELLKNPPEAEKEELLMLLQDRVPPGVDEAAYVKAGFLTAIAKGEVTCPLISSQGAVDLLGTMIGGYNVQSLIELLKSKDTSIASAAATALSKTLLVFDAFNDVLHLSDTNAYAKQVIDAWAEGAWFINKPEVAESITVTVFKVPGETNTDDLSPAPHATTRPDIPLHALAMLESKMPDGLQTIAELKQKGHPVAYVGDVVGTGSSRKSAINSVLWHIGDDIPFVPNKRAGGYILGGKIAPIFFNTAEDSGALPIECDVNLLNTGDVITIYPQEGKITNEAGETLSTFQLKPETILDEVRAGGRIPLLIGRALTDKTREALGLSPSTLFVRPTAPADTGKGFTLAQKMVGKACGVDGIRPGTSCEPIMTTVGSQDTTGPMTRDELKELACLGFNADLTLQTFCHTAAYPKPVDIKTHKDLPDFFSTRGGVALKPGDGIIHSWLNRMLLPDAVGTGGDSHTRFPLGISFPAGSGLVAFAAALGVMPLDMPESVLVKFTGELQPGVTLRDIVNAIPWVAMQQGKLTVGKGDKINVFNGRIMEMEGLPDLKVEQAFELTDATAERSCSGSTIKLSEETVAEYLRSNVVLMKNMIARGYQDARTLLRRIAKMEEWLANPSLMSADADAEYADVIEVNLNEIKEPIVAAPNDPDNVKLMSECSGDVIHEVFIGSCMTNIGHYRAAAKILEGAGTVKGRLWICPPTRMDEQQLRDEGIYGIFAAAGARTEMPGCSLCMGNQARVEDGVTVFSTSTRNFNNRMGKGAQVYLGSAELAAVCALLGKIPTVEEYLAIVAEKVAPFEGELYRYLNFNEIDNFEDFGRVIPLEQMPKIEDLLGMPVGAK
- a CDS encoding IS630 transposase-related protein — protein: MPAPYSVDLREKAVSAVEKGEKKSHVCRTLNISRNTLDLWIKKKKETGSVAAKRDYERGPRPKIDDLDKFREFAEENGHLTQKQMAEKWPESVSRIRISKALKKIGFTRKKNLYLQGNRRGSEKGI
- a CDS encoding IS701 family transposase, which gives rise to MTKTREAKKTVQCVDTYSELYKDIFPEVRSYESFKYIIVGILSDIKRKSLPAIASSLGLKNEQGLLHFMTDSPWELKELEKRRLNIILEVLEGREIIVIIDETGDPKKGKTTDYVKRQYIGNLGKIESGIVSVNAYGYCNGVTFPLESKVFKPKERLKEGDKYKTKPELAVEIIKELEESGFKIKRVVSDSLYGESHSNFISAVEELKIEYAVGIRSNHGVWLPKEAKVRANKWRRFEHIRWDGKQEDRYIREIVYGKKNAIRYWEIKTETEKEEEKAGWFVMTRIPDIKYKEVVRIYGVRSWIEYGFKQCKSELGWADFRVTHYEQIQKWWELVMCAYCMICFYDENFNPTLNSTSKYHQKHEKWDKEEGWKKWLNNLRLVISVFNAINLIKKWLKVFPFAHVLDELTKLYNKVDKLDRLKYLLNSWNTFYSSSA